The Shewanella zhangzhouensis genome has a window encoding:
- a CDS encoding flagellar motor protein MotB, protein MAKAKCNCPPPGAPLWLATFADLMSLLMCFFVLLLAFSEMDVMKFKQIAGSMKYAFGVQNKVEVKDIPKGTSVIALEFRPGKPEPTPIEIINQQTNEMTEPILDFQEGESESAGGVQQQQGSQRGGEASSTAQETAESTQSDSSSSQELINQQVKKMAEQLNEEIVDGAIEIESLGQQIIIRIREKGAFGSGSGFLQPRFRPVIRSVGELLKDVPGIITVSGYTDDMQISNELYSSNWDLSSKRAVSVAHELVKVKGFDPSRMKVVGMGSNNPLVPNESAENRARNRRVEIAIEQGKPKESDEIQVGTDSGN, encoded by the coding sequence ATGGCCAAGGCCAAGTGCAACTGTCCTCCACCGGGAGCGCCTCTGTGGCTTGCCACTTTTGCCGACCTGATGTCGCTCTTGATGTGTTTTTTCGTGCTGCTGCTGGCATTTTCCGAAATGGATGTGATGAAATTCAAGCAGATAGCCGGTTCCATGAAGTATGCATTCGGGGTGCAGAATAAGGTTGAGGTAAAAGACATTCCCAAGGGTACCTCGGTGATTGCTCTGGAGTTTCGTCCCGGCAAACCCGAGCCCACCCCCATTGAAATCATCAATCAGCAAACCAACGAGATGACCGAACCCATCCTCGATTTCCAGGAAGGGGAGAGCGAGAGTGCCGGAGGCGTGCAGCAACAACAGGGCTCGCAGCGCGGCGGTGAAGCTTCATCGACAGCACAGGAAACCGCTGAAAGTACCCAGAGCGATTCCTCTTCATCCCAAGAGCTTATCAACCAGCAGGTGAAGAAAATGGCTGAGCAGCTCAATGAGGAAATTGTTGATGGTGCCATTGAAATTGAATCTCTTGGCCAACAAATCATTATTCGTATCCGCGAGAAAGGCGCATTCGGCTCTGGTTCGGGATTCCTGCAACCCAGGTTCAGACCCGTTATTCGCTCCGTGGGTGAATTGTTAAAGGATGTCCCCGGCATCATTACCGTGTCGGGCTACACCGATGACATGCAAATCAGCAACGAGCTTTACAGCTCAAACTGGGACCTCTCCAGTAAGCGCGCTGTGTCGGTTGCCCACGAGCTGGTAAAGGTAAAAGGCTTTGACCCATCCCGGATGAAGGTGGTGGGCATGGGGTCCAACAATCCGTTGGTACCCAATGAATCAGCCGAAAATCGGGCCCGCAACCGCCGGGTGGAGATTGCCATTGAGCAGGGCAAACCCAAAGAGTCCGATGAAATACAGGTTGGCACCGATAGCGGTAATTAA
- the pomA gene encoding flagellar motor protein PomA, giving the protein MDLATLIGLLGAFAFVLMAMVTGGGLAIFVDVPSVFIVFGGSLFVVMMKFNLKQFFGAVKIAAKAFMFKIDKPEELIEQSVAMADAARKGGFLALEEAQISNSFMQKAVDMLVDGHDGDVVREALEKDIALTEERHRTGIGIFRAFGDVAPAMGMIGTLIGLVAMLSNMDDPKSIGPAMAVALLTTLYGAMLANMVAIPVADKLSLRMSEEMLNRNLIMDAVLAIQDGQNPRVIEGFLKNYLAEKSRKIDTTDGE; this is encoded by the coding sequence GTGGATTTAGCAACCCTCATTGGTCTGTTGGGCGCTTTTGCCTTTGTGCTGATGGCGATGGTGACCGGCGGCGGTCTGGCCATCTTCGTGGATGTTCCTTCCGTATTTATCGTATTTGGTGGCTCTCTGTTTGTGGTGATGATGAAATTCAACCTCAAACAATTTTTCGGAGCAGTAAAGATTGCCGCCAAGGCGTTTATGTTCAAAATCGACAAGCCCGAAGAGCTGATTGAGCAGTCAGTTGCCATGGCCGATGCAGCCCGTAAAGGGGGCTTTCTGGCGTTGGAAGAGGCACAGATTTCCAACAGCTTTATGCAAAAGGCAGTCGATATGCTGGTGGATGGCCACGATGGCGATGTGGTGCGTGAGGCCCTGGAAAAGGACATTGCCCTCACCGAAGAACGCCACAGAACAGGTATCGGCATCTTCAGGGCTTTTGGTGATGTGGCTCCGGCGATGGGCATGATTGGTACCCTGATTGGTCTGGTGGCCATGCTCTCCAACATGGATGACCCCAAGTCCATTGGCCCCGCCATGGCGGTGGCGCTGTTAACGACCCTCTATGGTGCCATGTTGGCCAACATGGTTGCCATTCCGGTTGCGGATAAGCTGTCACTGCGTATGAGTGAAGAAATGCTTAACCGCAACCTTATTATGGATGCGGTGCTGGCGATTCAGGACGGTCAAAACCCCAGGGTAATTGAAGGCTTCCTGAAAAACTATCTGGCGGAAAAATCCCGCAAGATAGATACCACGGACGGAGAATAG
- a CDS encoding transcriptional regulator GcvA, producing MSRRLPPLNAVKAFEAAARHLSFTRAAEELFVTQAAVSHQIKALEDFLGLKLFRRKNRSLLLTEEGQSYFLDIKDIFTQLSDATDRLLARSAIGSLTVSMSPSFAIQWLVPRLAKFSEKNPDIDVRIKAVDSEEGSLTDDVDVAIYYGQGSWPGLRADKLRNEVLIPVCSPMLLNGPKPLEKPADLKHHTLLHDMSRHDWQAWFRQCGVTDVNVNQGPIFSHSSLVLQAAAHGQGVALGYSVLARPDIKAGRLVVPFQEVLVSKDAYYLVCQQNHAELGKIVAFREWMLDMFAEESRSELLPA from the coding sequence ATGTCAAGACGACTTCCTCCGCTGAATGCCGTAAAGGCCTTTGAGGCCGCTGCACGGCACCTGAGTTTTACCCGCGCCGCCGAAGAGCTCTTTGTTACCCAGGCGGCGGTGAGCCATCAAATTAAGGCGCTGGAAGACTTTCTGGGATTAAAATTATTTCGGCGAAAGAACCGTTCTTTGCTGCTCACCGAAGAGGGGCAGAGCTACTTTCTCGACATCAAGGATATTTTTACCCAACTGTCCGACGCCACCGACCGTTTGCTGGCCCGCAGTGCCATTGGCTCGTTGACCGTGAGTATGTCGCCCAGTTTCGCGATTCAGTGGTTGGTGCCAAGACTTGCCAAATTCAGCGAGAAGAATCCCGACATCGACGTGCGTATCAAGGCGGTGGACAGCGAAGAGGGGTCTCTCACTGATGACGTGGATGTGGCCATCTATTATGGGCAGGGCAGTTGGCCAGGGCTCAGGGCCGATAAACTGCGTAACGAAGTACTTATCCCCGTGTGTTCCCCCATGCTTCTCAATGGCCCCAAGCCCCTTGAGAAGCCCGCAGATCTTAAGCATCACACCCTGCTGCACGACATGAGCCGTCACGACTGGCAGGCCTGGTTTCGCCAATGTGGCGTCACCGACGTGAACGTGAACCAGGGACCGATTTTCAGTCATTCGTCATTGGTATTACAGGCCGCTGCCCATGGTCAGGGTGTGGCGCTGGGGTACAGCGTGCTGGCCCGCCCGGACATCAAAGCCGGTCGCTTGGTAGTGCCTTTTCAGGAAGTGTTGGTGAGTAAAGATGCCTACTATCTGGTATGCCAGCAAAACCATGCCGAGCTTGGCAAAATAGTGGCGTTCCGTGAATGGATGCTGGACATGTTTGCTGAGGAGTCACGCAGTGAACTCTTGCCCGCCTGA
- the thiI gene encoding tRNA uracil 4-sulfurtransferase ThiI: MKFIVKLYPEIMIKSKPVRMRFTKMLESNIRNVLKKIDEDAKVQRQWDKIMVKVPKDKPELTALFAERLAHIPGIHHVLQVAEYDFETVDDIYQLALPVYRDMLKDKTFCVRVKRSGQHDFNSIEVERYVGGGLNQFTEAKGVQLKNPDVTIQLEIDRDKLYMVSQRIEGLGGFPIAAQEDVLSLISGGFDSGVASFQFIKKGSRTHYCFFNLGGAQHEIGVKQVAYHLWKTYGESHKVKFVSVPFEEVVTEILERIENGQMGVVLKRMMMRAATRVADRMGIQALVTGESLGQVSSQTLTNLNVIDRCTDLLILRPLISMDKPDIIREARRIGTEDFAASMPEYCGVISQRPTVKAVLSKVEAEEQKFSEDLLDRVLAKAEVIDIRDIAVATSERVTETETVSSATGNEVIIDIRAPEEEESRPLDVDGVEVKVIPFFRLATAFAELDKDKTYLLYCERGVMSKLQALYLQEQGYSNVKVYRP, from the coding sequence ATGAAGTTTATCGTTAAGCTGTATCCCGAAATCATGATCAAGAGCAAACCGGTAAGAATGCGTTTTACCAAGATGCTCGAGTCCAACATCCGCAACGTGCTGAAAAAAATCGATGAGGATGCCAAGGTACAGCGCCAATGGGACAAGATCATGGTCAAGGTACCCAAGGACAAGCCTGAACTCACAGCGCTTTTTGCCGAGCGTCTGGCCCATATCCCGGGTATTCATCATGTACTGCAGGTAGCCGAGTACGACTTTGAGACCGTGGATGATATCTATCAGCTCGCGCTGCCGGTGTATCGCGACATGCTCAAAGACAAAACCTTTTGTGTGCGGGTAAAGCGTTCAGGTCAACACGACTTCAATTCCATCGAGGTTGAGCGCTATGTTGGCGGTGGTTTGAACCAGTTTACCGAAGCCAAGGGCGTGCAGCTGAAGAACCCGGATGTGACCATTCAGCTTGAAATCGACCGCGACAAGCTTTACATGGTCAGCCAGCGCATCGAGGGTTTGGGGGGCTTCCCCATTGCCGCTCAGGAAGACGTGCTGTCATTGATTTCCGGCGGCTTTGACTCGGGCGTGGCCAGCTTCCAGTTTATTAAAAAGGGTTCCCGTACCCATTATTGCTTCTTCAACCTTGGTGGTGCCCAGCACGAAATTGGCGTGAAACAGGTGGCCTACCACCTGTGGAAGACCTACGGCGAGTCGCACAAGGTGAAGTTTGTCTCTGTGCCCTTCGAAGAAGTGGTAACAGAAATCCTCGAGCGCATTGAAAACGGTCAGATGGGTGTGGTTCTTAAGCGTATGATGATGCGCGCCGCCACCCGTGTGGCCGATCGCATGGGCATTCAGGCTCTCGTTACCGGTGAGAGCCTGGGCCAGGTGTCGAGTCAGACCCTGACCAACCTGAATGTGATTGACCGCTGCACCGATCTCTTGATCCTGCGTCCACTGATCAGCATGGATAAACCTGACATTATTCGCGAAGCCCGTCGCATCGGTACTGAAGATTTTGCGGCGTCCATGCCCGAGTATTGTGGTGTGATATCCCAGCGCCCTACGGTGAAAGCGGTACTCTCCAAGGTGGAAGCCGAAGAGCAGAAGTTCTCGGAAGACTTGCTCGATCGCGTGCTGGCGAAAGCCGAAGTCATTGATATCCGTGATATTGCCGTTGCAACCAGTGAGCGAGTGACCGAAACGGAAACCGTCTCCAGCGCGACCGGAAATGAAGTTATTATCGACATCCGAGCGCCGGAAGAAGAAGAGTCCAGACCCCTGGATGTGGACGGCGTTGAAGTGAAGGTGATCCCCTTCTTCAGGCTGGCCACCGCGTTTGCCGAGCTCGATAAAGACAAAACTTACCTGCTTTACTGCGAGCGTGGCGTGATGAGTAAACTGCAAGCTCTGTATTTGCAAGAGCAGGGCTACAGCAACGTGAAGGTATATCGTCCCTGA
- a CDS encoding DUF423 domain-containing protein, giving the protein MNRGLFLFASVTGFLAVALGAFGAHGLKNLVSAEMVSVFELAVEYQFYHTFALLAVALAWPHIASRLLSWAAGFFIAGMALFSGSLYALVMTGAKWWGPVTPLGGTCLLLGWLLLGAAVWRSRVVDGK; this is encoded by the coding sequence ATGAATAGGGGTTTGTTTTTATTCGCATCTGTGACCGGCTTTCTCGCCGTCGCCCTCGGTGCTTTTGGTGCCCATGGCCTTAAAAATCTGGTGAGTGCCGAGATGGTTTCAGTGTTTGAATTGGCGGTTGAATACCAGTTTTACCATACCTTTGCCTTGCTCGCCGTCGCACTCGCCTGGCCCCATATTGCCTCCCGATTACTGAGCTGGGCGGCCGGTTTTTTTATCGCTGGTATGGCGCTCTTTTCTGGCTCTTTGTATGCACTGGTCATGACGGGAGCCAAGTGGTGGGGGCCTGTTACCCCGCTGGGCGGAACCTGTTTGCTGCTGGGATGGTTGCTGCTCGGCGCGGCGGTATGGCGCAGCCGGGTCGTTGATGGCAAATAG
- a CDS encoding alpha/beta fold hydrolase has product MNSCPPEALNQTNTALPSWLKLDGEPGDVMVLFAHGAGADMDSDFMAAMASRLASQGVAVVRFNFPYMEQRKLDGKRRPPNRAPALLECFREAIAMVQTTYGPKRLFLMGKSMGGRMAAILGAEFDVAQIAGILCLGYPFLPPKGKAVRLEPLANCQLPLLIVQGERDSFGTRTQVAAWDVPTAVKFCWIADGDHSLTPRKSSGLTEADNLKAAASACLEFMEK; this is encoded by the coding sequence GTGAACTCTTGCCCGCCTGAAGCCCTTAACCAGACAAACACAGCGCTGCCATCCTGGCTTAAGCTCGATGGCGAGCCCGGGGATGTGATGGTGCTCTTTGCCCACGGCGCCGGTGCCGACATGGACTCGGACTTTATGGCGGCTATGGCTTCAAGGCTTGCCAGCCAGGGGGTAGCTGTGGTGCGTTTTAACTTTCCCTATATGGAGCAGCGCAAGCTTGACGGCAAGCGCCGTCCTCCCAACCGCGCCCCTGCGCTGCTCGAGTGCTTTCGCGAAGCCATTGCCATGGTTCAGACGACCTACGGGCCAAAACGATTGTTTCTGATGGGTAAATCCATGGGCGGGCGCATGGCTGCCATCCTGGGCGCTGAGTTTGATGTCGCGCAGATTGCAGGCATTCTTTGTTTGGGTTACCCCTTTTTGCCGCCCAAGGGGAAAGCAGTGCGCCTTGAGCCCTTGGCGAATTGCCAACTGCCACTTTTGATAGTGCAGGGTGAGCGCGACAGCTTTGGCACCAGGACGCAGGTTGCGGCCTGGGATGTGCCAACAGCCGTGAAATTCTGCTGGATTGCCGATGGCGATCACAGCCTGACACCACGCAAGTCGTCAGGGCTTACCGAAGCGGATAACCTGAAGGCTGCTGCTTCAGCCTGCCTTGAATTTATGGAGAAATGA
- the xseB gene encoding exodeoxyribonuclease VII small subunit: MAKKPENLSFEASLAELERIVTELEQGDVSLDDALKQFERGIGLVRASQAKLEQAQQKVAILLSQAPDAPLDDFLPEGE, encoded by the coding sequence GTGGCCAAAAAACCGGAAAATTTGAGTTTTGAAGCATCTTTGGCAGAGCTGGAACGCATAGTCACTGAGTTGGAGCAGGGCGACGTCTCATTGGACGATGCGTTGAAACAATTCGAGCGGGGTATCGGGCTGGTGCGAGCCAGTCAGGCCAAGCTGGAACAAGCCCAACAAAAAGTGGCCATCCTGCTGAGCCAGGCCCCGGATGCACCACTCGACGACTTTTTACCCGAGGGAGAATAA